The Chryseobacterium sp. 52 genome includes a region encoding these proteins:
- a CDS encoding tRNA-binding protein, translating into MTIKPEISWTDFEKIDIRCGTIVSVNDFEKARNPSYQLEIDFGDLGIKNSSAQITSLYQKEELIGKQVMAVVNFPRKQIANFFSECLVLGVYGEDKKDVTLLAPSLPVKNGMQVG; encoded by the coding sequence ATGACCATAAAACCGGAAATATCCTGGACAGACTTTGAAAAAATAGATATACGATGCGGGACTATAGTTTCCGTCAATGATTTTGAGAAAGCAAGAAATCCGTCTTACCAGTTGGAAATCGATTTCGGAGATCTTGGAATAAAAAATTCTTCGGCACAGATTACTTCTCTTTATCAAAAAGAAGAACTGATAGGAAAACAAGTAATGGCCGTGGTTAATTTCCCCAGAAAACAAATCGCCAATTTCTTCAGCGAATGCCTTGTACTAGGCGTGTATGGTGAAGACAAAAAAGACGTTACTCTTTTGGCACCATCACTTCCCGTAAAAAACGGAATGCAGGTAGGATAA
- a CDS encoding 3'-5' exonuclease: protein MIQHIPLEKVLFIDIETVPGSESWNELPETEQKLWEKKTRFQRKEEVTAEEFYDRAGIMAEFGKIICITIGMVEKNDTLKIKSFSGHDEKKMLQEFGELFNSPRLNNIILCAHNGKEFDFPWIARRFLINGMQPPVPFQMFGKKPWEIPHIDTMELWKFGDYKSFVSLELLAHVFGIPTPKDDIDGSMVSSIYYIEKDLQRIVDYCEKDVLTLANIFRRMRQEDLLKRNINLD from the coding sequence ATGATACAACACATTCCATTAGAAAAGGTCTTATTCATTGATATTGAAACAGTTCCGGGATCAGAATCGTGGAACGAGTTACCAGAAACCGAACAGAAGCTCTGGGAAAAGAAAACCAGATTTCAGAGAAAAGAAGAGGTCACCGCAGAAGAATTTTATGACCGTGCAGGCATTATGGCCGAGTTCGGAAAGATCATCTGTATCACCATCGGAATGGTAGAAAAAAATGATACTTTAAAGATTAAAAGTTTTTCCGGTCACGACGAAAAAAAGATGCTTCAGGAGTTCGGGGAGCTCTTTAACAGCCCCCGGTTGAATAATATTATACTTTGTGCCCACAACGGAAAAGAATTCGATTTTCCGTGGATTGCCAGGCGTTTTCTGATCAACGGGATGCAGCCTCCGGTTCCGTTTCAGATGTTTGGAAAAAAACCCTGGGAAATTCCGCATATTGATACCATGGAGCTTTGGAAATTTGGAGACTATAAAAGTTTTGTTTCCCTGGAATTACTGGCTCATGTTTTCGGAATTCCTACGCCCAAAGATGATATAGACGGCTCAATGGTTTCATCAATCTACTACATAGAAAAAGACTTGCAGCGAATTGTTGACTATTGTGAAAAAGATGTCTTAACTTTGGCAAATATTTTCCGGCGGATGCGTCAGGAGGATTTGTTGAAAAGGAATATCAATCTAGATTAA
- a CDS encoding SUF system Fe-S cluster assembly protein, which yields MKFTDDQIADIGEEIIKVLKSVYDPEIPVDIYELGLIYDVQISEDGDVKIIMTLTTPNCPVAETLPQEVKDKTGEVEGVKSVDLELTFEPSWNKDMMSEEAKFELGML from the coding sequence ATGAAATTTACAGACGATCAAATTGCTGACATTGGTGAGGAAATCATCAAGGTCTTAAAATCCGTATACGACCCGGAAATCCCCGTAGATATTTACGAATTAGGCCTCATATATGATGTACAGATCTCCGAGGATGGTGATGTAAAAATTATAATGACGCTTACCACCCCGAACTGTCCGGTTGCAGAAACCCTTCCGCAGGAAGTAAAAGACAAAACCGGAGAGGTAGAAGGAGTGAAAAGTGTAGATCTTGAGCTTACTTTTGAACCGAGCTGGAATAAGGATATGATGAGTGAAGAAGCCAAGTTTGAACTGGGAATGCTTTAA
- a CDS encoding sulfurtransferase: protein MSPIISPSELKNTEDTNLIILDARVGKDVYQTYLDRHIKGARFIDLDKDLAEIGEDAAFGGRHPLPAIDQFAETLARLGISEASHIVIYDDKNGANAGARAWWMLKSFGLQNVQVLDGGIQSAEKAGLEFSSGEEIIEKAHLMDNAQWLLPVKYLECVENELVSHLSTVVDVRDAYRYKGESEPIDLVAGHIPGAINIPFSENLDENGNFLKPEVLKEKYTALLKDKPQHLIIHCGSGVTACHTILALDYAGFPIPDLYVGSWSEWSRREGKEIVKDI from the coding sequence ATGTCTCCAATCATCTCACCATCCGAATTAAAGAATACCGAAGATACGAACCTCATCATCCTTGATGCCAGAGTAGGAAAGGATGTCTATCAAACTTATCTTGACAGGCATATCAAAGGAGCCCGCTTTATAGATCTGGATAAAGATCTGGCGGAAATTGGGGAAGATGCCGCTTTTGGGGGAAGACACCCGCTTCCAGCAATTGATCAATTTGCGGAGACCCTTGCCAGACTTGGAATTTCAGAGGCTTCACATATTGTTATTTATGATGATAAAAATGGAGCTAATGCTGGAGCAAGAGCCTGGTGGATGCTGAAGTCTTTTGGATTACAAAATGTGCAGGTTCTGGATGGCGGAATTCAGTCTGCAGAGAAAGCCGGACTAGAATTTTCATCCGGTGAAGAAATAATTGAAAAAGCACATTTAATGGATAATGCTCAATGGCTTCTTCCTGTTAAGTATTTGGAATGTGTTGAAAATGAATTGGTAAGCCATCTTTCAACAGTTGTTGATGTAAGAGATGCCTACCGTTACAAAGGAGAATCCGAACCGATTGATTTAGTTGCCGGACATATTCCCGGGGCTATCAATATTCCTTTTTCGGAAAACCTTGACGAGAATGGAAATTTCCTGAAACCGGAAGTTTTAAAAGAAAAATATACAGCACTTTTAAAGGATAAACCTCAGCACCTGATCATCCACTGTGGATCCGGTGTTACCGCATGTCATACTATTTTAGCGCTGGATTATGCAGGTTTTCCGATCCCTGATCTGTATGTGGGCTCCTGGAGCGAATGGAGCAGACGGGAAGGAAAAGAGATTGTAAAAGATATTTAA
- a CDS encoding hydroxymethylglutaryl-CoA lyase, which translates to MFLTECPRDAMQGWGEFIPTSKKIDYINSLMEVGFDVLDCLSFVSPKAIPQMADSDEVAEHIDKSLSNTKVSAIIGNYRGAEKALKHETVDILGFPFSISETFQYRNTNKNQEQAFEEIIKMLELVKSEGKQLNIYFSMAFGNPYGEMWKWEDVDFWAKRFSEIGIKDVLLSDTTGVATPETIALLFEKIPSEYPEINFGGHFHNRYEDSYSKLKAAYDKGCRRFDSAIKGIGGCPMAKDDLVGNMPTEQVINFMSVEKAEHKLNLLNFESSYNKAKDIFHF; encoded by the coding sequence ATGTTTCTTACAGAATGTCCTAGAGATGCCATGCAGGGGTGGGGAGAATTTATTCCTACCAGCAAAAAAATAGATTACATCAACTCTCTGATGGAGGTTGGCTTTGATGTACTGGACTGTCTGAGTTTTGTTTCTCCGAAAGCAATTCCACAGATGGCTGATTCTGATGAGGTCGCTGAACATATTGATAAATCTTTATCCAATACTAAAGTTTCTGCAATCATCGGAAATTACAGAGGTGCCGAAAAAGCATTGAAACATGAGACTGTAGATATTTTAGGTTTTCCGTTCTCTATTTCGGAGACATTTCAATACAGGAATACCAACAAAAATCAGGAACAGGCTTTTGAAGAAATCATCAAAATGCTTGAACTGGTTAAAAGTGAAGGAAAACAACTGAATATTTATTTCTCTATGGCTTTTGGAAATCCGTACGGAGAAATGTGGAAATGGGAAGATGTAGATTTTTGGGCAAAAAGGTTTTCTGAAATCGGAATTAAAGATGTCCTGCTTTCTGATACCACAGGTGTGGCAACGCCTGAAACAATTGCTCTTTTATTTGAAAAAATTCCTTCAGAATATCCGGAAATCAACTTCGGAGGACATTTCCATAACCGTTATGAAGATTCCTATTCAAAACTGAAAGCGGCTTACGATAAAGGCTGCAGAAGATTCGACAGTGCCATCAAAGGAATCGGAGGATGTCCGATGGCTAAAGATGATCTGGTAGGAAATATGCCTACAGAGCAGGTCATCAACTTTATGAGCGTTGAAAAAGCAGAACACAAATTAAATCTGCTGAATTTTGAAAGCTCTTATAATAAGGCAAAGGATATTTTTCATTTTTAA
- a CDS encoding TSUP family transporter, translated as MSNTLYPIFLKLEELSLLIIGGGNIALEKLESVLANSPKARIKLVAKEINDPVKALKQNYPNLTLHERSYNDNDFNCADLAIVAVNDISLAEQIRDRAHQNNTLVNIADKPDLCDFYLGSIVRKGDLKIAVSTNGKSPTVAKRLREILTETIPDEEMEGLLDNMQNIRNQLKGDFTYKVKELNRLTTNYLDEKKAPPAETNLEMEKLIQITKTVQRRANIYLGIIGVLILVGVLGLIIYQFNLSGDIQVFLSKDGHIFYWMLLAGFLAEIVAGSMGMGYGVICTTILLLLNVPPPVVSASIHSAESFTSAAGSISHYKLGNVNKKMVLILFPVAAVGAFVGAFALSHFGEYYAHIVKPVIACYTLYLGINILRNAFKGKEKRSGNGKHRKRTNLRILGLAGGLIDSFAGGGWGPLVTGTLIKEGRTPRYVVGSSTMAKFLLTVVSALTFIFTIGIHHWNIVLGLLLGGVFTAPFSAMFTSRLPAKKMFAVVGVVVIIMSLITIVKSLM; from the coding sequence ATGAGTAACACTTTATATCCCATATTCTTAAAACTTGAAGAATTATCACTGCTTATCATTGGCGGCGGAAATATTGCTTTGGAAAAACTGGAATCTGTATTAGCGAATTCTCCTAAAGCACGGATTAAACTGGTCGCAAAAGAAATTAATGATCCGGTTAAAGCTTTAAAGCAAAACTATCCTAACCTCACCTTGCATGAAAGGTCTTATAATGATAATGACTTTAATTGTGCAGATCTGGCTATTGTTGCAGTCAATGATATTTCTTTGGCAGAACAGATCCGGGACAGAGCCCATCAGAATAATACCCTGGTAAATATTGCTGATAAACCGGATCTGTGTGATTTTTATCTGGGTTCCATCGTAAGAAAAGGAGATCTTAAAATAGCCGTATCTACCAACGGAAAATCTCCGACAGTGGCTAAAAGGTTACGCGAAATCTTAACTGAAACGATTCCTGATGAAGAAATGGAAGGGCTGCTGGACAATATGCAAAACATCCGGAATCAGTTGAAAGGTGATTTTACCTATAAAGTAAAAGAACTGAACAGGCTCACCACCAATTATCTGGATGAAAAAAAAGCTCCCCCGGCTGAAACAAATCTGGAGATGGAAAAACTGATTCAGATCACTAAAACAGTACAGAGAAGAGCCAATATTTATCTGGGAATTATAGGTGTTCTTATCCTCGTCGGCGTATTGGGACTCATTATTTATCAGTTCAATCTGTCCGGTGATATTCAGGTTTTTCTCAGTAAAGACGGCCATATTTTTTATTGGATGCTTTTGGCGGGATTTCTTGCCGAAATTGTTGCCGGATCAATGGGGATGGGATATGGAGTCATCTGTACCACAATTCTGCTTTTGCTGAATGTTCCGCCACCGGTAGTCAGTGCCAGTATTCATTCTGCAGAATCATTTACCTCTGCAGCGGGAAGTATCAGTCATTATAAATTGGGAAATGTCAATAAAAAGATGGTCCTCATTTTATTTCCTGTAGCGGCTGTAGGGGCTTTTGTCGGGGCATTTGCATTGTCTCATTTCGGCGAATATTATGCTCATATTGTAAAACCGGTTATTGCCTGTTACACCTTGTATCTGGGGATTAATATTCTTAGAAATGCCTTTAAAGGAAAAGAAAAAAGATCAGGAAATGGCAAACACAGAAAAAGAACAAATCTCAGAATACTGGGATTGGCCGGAGGGCTCATTGATTCTTTTGCCGGAGGAGGCTGGGGACCTCTCGTTACCGGAACGCTGATAAAAGAGGGGAGAACCCCTCGATATGTGGTAGGCAGTTCAACAATGGCTAAATTTTTATTAACAGTTGTAAGTGCTTTAACCTTTATTTTTACCATTGGTATCCATCACTGGAACATTGTTCTCGGACTTCTTCTCGGAGGGGTTTTTACTGCTCCTTTTTCAGCGATGTTTACTTCCAGGCTCCCGGCCAAAAAAATGTTTGCGGTAGTAGGAGTGGTGGTGATCATCATGAGTCTTATTACCATTGTAAAATCATTGATGTAA
- a CDS encoding TonB-dependent receptor, which yields MKSLHQKFFKQKIQVLLYVLLFSGLAQAQQLIEVSGIIKHTDTQKGIAGAQIQIEKTQDIATTDQEGNFNLRTRVKIPFRIVISKEGFASHTAEILSLSSKIAIELNPQNTIINEVVISASRVPEKILRSPIAIEKIDIKTIRESPAASFYETLENVKGMQLLTSSLTLKVPNSRGFNSPNNFRFMQLVDGVDVQSATLGVPLGNAIGPTELDIQSMEITPGAASALYGMNAVNGLASLQTKDPFTSEGVSLYFRGGVNHVDNVNHKTAALGESAFRIAKVLNKNLAIKVNGSYFSGVDWISDNRTDQNPNSLITANPNFSLTSNPAEDLWNKYGDERNNRTSVKVNYNGKPTTFNVSRTGYYEKDLISPEVKNVKFDAGLYYRFGDQWKTSYVYRYGLLDGTFQRGNKIRLQNATVQNHKVELTGKELTFRAYMSIENTGDSYNLKPLADNLDLTNLSNTNWKNIFQTVLQDRLNSGVNLNDAFVFARQEADKNRVIPGTAAFQQLKNTITGINNWDSANSGIVGAPATGGAKLEQKSRFYQGEITYDFTRFVKVFNLLAGADYRLYSITPDGNNFVDFERPVSDRNIPLPDGTFGNNVIYQKYGAFVQLTKLFFDDKLKLNLALRADRNPEFETKLNPRISLVYSPVNQHNFRVSFQNGYRFPSLFEALSFVNNGNVRRVGGLSKANDGLGYLENSYTLASIDQFTAAVNRDVDGGETQNQAALKNRNLLTAANLPKLQPEKVNSFEIGYKSALFNSRLVIDWDFYYNVYEGFLGQVEVAVPKNANIGSDHAVLAMLDRTKQDRYRVYTNSNTVYKSLGTSLGIRYNLVKNYNVNVNVSYNDLLSTNTSDLFITAFNTPKWAVNLSVGNREIIKNIGFTVAARWQDSFLWESPLASGNIPAYYTIDAQATWRIPEIKASVKIGATNLLNRRYLQYAAGPEIGGLYYLAFTYDLKL from the coding sequence GTGAAATCCTTACATCAGAAATTTTTTAAACAGAAAATACAAGTTTTATTATATGTCCTTTTATTCTCCGGTCTGGCTCAGGCACAGCAGCTTATTGAAGTAAGCGGAATCATAAAACATACAGATACTCAGAAAGGAATTGCCGGAGCGCAGATTCAGATAGAAAAAACTCAGGATATTGCGACAACCGATCAGGAAGGAAACTTTAATTTGAGAACCAGAGTAAAAATACCTTTCAGAATCGTGATTTCCAAAGAAGGATTCGCCAGCCATACAGCCGAAATACTTTCTCTGTCCAGTAAAATAGCCATAGAGCTAAATCCTCAGAACACCATCATTAACGAAGTGGTAATTTCAGCTTCCCGTGTTCCCGAAAAAATACTGAGATCACCGATTGCTATCGAAAAAATTGATATTAAAACAATACGGGAAAGTCCGGCAGCCTCATTCTATGAAACATTGGAAAATGTGAAAGGAATGCAGCTTTTAACCTCAAGTCTTACCTTAAAAGTTCCCAACTCCCGTGGATTCAATTCCCCGAATAATTTCCGCTTTATGCAGCTGGTAGATGGGGTAGATGTACAGTCTGCAACACTTGGAGTCCCACTGGGAAATGCAATTGGCCCTACAGAGTTGGATATCCAGTCGATGGAAATTACACCCGGAGCCGCTTCTGCTTTATATGGAATGAACGCAGTCAACGGACTGGCAAGCCTTCAGACAAAAGATCCCTTTACTTCAGAAGGAGTAAGTCTTTATTTCAGAGGCGGCGTGAATCATGTGGACAATGTGAATCATAAAACGGCTGCTTTGGGAGAAAGCGCATTTAGAATTGCAAAAGTTCTTAATAAAAACCTGGCTATAAAAGTCAATGGCTCTTATTTCAGTGGGGTCGACTGGATCTCAGACAACCGTACAGACCAGAATCCCAATTCACTCATCACTGCCAATCCTAATTTTTCTCTTACCAGCAATCCCGCCGAAGATCTTTGGAACAAATACGGAGACGAACGAAATAACAGAACTTCTGTAAAAGTCAATTATAACGGAAAGCCCACTACCTTCAATGTTTCAAGGACGGGCTACTATGAAAAAGATCTGATAAGTCCTGAAGTCAAAAATGTGAAATTTGATGCCGGGCTGTACTACCGCTTTGGCGATCAGTGGAAAACCTCCTATGTCTACCGTTACGGGTTATTGGACGGAACCTTTCAGAGAGGAAACAAGATCCGTCTTCAGAATGCAACCGTTCAGAATCATAAAGTAGAGCTTACAGGTAAAGAATTGACATTCAGGGCGTATATGTCCATAGAGAATACCGGAGACTCTTATAATCTTAAGCCTTTAGCTGATAATCTGGATCTTACCAACCTTTCCAACACTAACTGGAAGAATATTTTTCAGACAGTTTTACAGGATAGGCTTAACTCAGGGGTCAATCTGAACGATGCTTTTGTTTTTGCCCGGCAGGAGGCTGATAAAAACAGGGTTATTCCAGGGACAGCAGCCTTTCAGCAGTTAAAAAACACAATCACAGGCATTAATAACTGGGATTCTGCCAATTCAGGAATTGTGGGAGCTCCTGCTACCGGAGGCGCAAAGCTAGAACAGAAATCCCGATTTTATCAGGGAGAAATTACTTATGATTTCACCCGGTTTGTAAAAGTATTCAACCTTCTTGCCGGAGCAGATTATCGCCTTTACAGCATAACGCCTGACGGAAACAATTTTGTTGATTTCGAAAGGCCGGTCAGCGATAGAAATATTCCTCTGCCTGACGGTACTTTTGGGAACAATGTAATTTACCAGAAGTATGGGGCATTTGTCCAGCTTACCAAGCTCTTTTTTGATGATAAATTAAAATTGAATCTGGCATTGCGTGCCGACAGAAATCCTGAATTTGAAACAAAGCTCAATCCAAGGATAAGTCTTGTCTATTCTCCGGTGAACCAGCACAATTTCCGGGTTTCTTTTCAAAACGGTTATCGCTTTCCCTCTTTATTTGAAGCCTTGTCATTTGTGAATAATGGAAATGTGAGAAGAGTAGGTGGCCTTTCAAAAGCAAATGACGGGTTGGGTTATCTTGAAAACTCATATACGCTGGCTTCTATTGATCAGTTCACTGCTGCGGTCAATAGGGATGTAGATGGGGGAGAAACCCAGAACCAGGCAGCTTTGAAAAACAGAAACCTTTTAACCGCTGCCAATCTGCCAAAATTACAGCCTGAAAAGGTGAACTCTTTTGAAATAGGTTATAAATCAGCTTTATTTAACAGCAGACTGGTCATTGACTGGGATTTTTACTATAATGTCTATGAAGGTTTTCTCGGGCAGGTAGAAGTTGCCGTACCCAAAAATGCAAACATAGGAAGTGATCATGCTGTGCTGGCTATGCTCGACAGGACCAAGCAGGATCGATACAGGGTATATACCAACAGCAATACGGTCTACAAGAGCTTGGGGACATCATTGGGAATCCGTTATAATCTGGTAAAAAACTATAATGTGAATGTCAACGTGTCGTATAATGATCTTCTTTCAACCAATACGTCAGACCTCTTTATTACAGCTTTTAATACCCCAAAATGGGCGGTTAACCTAAGTGTGGGAAACAGAGAAATCATCAAAAACATTGGATTTACTGTTGCGGCAAGATGGCAGGACAGTTTTCTATGGGAAAGTCCATTGGCTTCAGGAAATATTCCGGCCTACTATACCATTGATGCACAGGCTACATGGAGAATTCCGGAAATAAAAGCAAGCGTTAAAATTGGAGCAACAAATTTACTGAACCGCCGATACCTCCAGTATGCTGCAGGACCAGAGATCGGAGGTTTATATTATTTGGCTTTTACCTATGATTTAAAACTGTAA
- a CDS encoding NADPH-dependent assimilatory sulfite reductase hemoprotein subunit, with amino-acid sequence MTDKNNLSPVERIKTGSNGLRGTLKESLLDDFTGAIREDDQTLIKFHGMYQQDDRDRREERVAKKLEWLYSYMIRLRLPGGFLSSEQWAGLHEIAQNHSTGVIKVTTRQTIQLHGILKSHVRPTIQQFNLQHLDSIAACGDVNRNVTCTSNPSESPVHQEVYELAGKISEMCLPKTKSYYDLWIDDELVIDRKTEEDPLYQDRYLPRKLKIGIAIPPNNDVDVFINDIALIAVVEEDKIVGYNIAAGGGMGATHGNEATYARLASILGFVDTEEKVLKAVYEIITVQRDFGNRSDRKLSRLKYTIDKLGIEGYREEVEKRCGFSFEPAREFKFEQRKDRYGWTQNYEGKWFYTVFVEHGRILDTEDYPLKSGLLKIAETGKVNFRFTSNQNLILSDIREEHKSEIENLLKAHGISSYTDEASALRKNSVACVALNTCSLALAEGQRYLPDLVTKIEPVLEKYGLQNEDITIRMTGCPNGCGRSPNAEIGFVGTAYGKYNLHIGGDRLGMRLNTKFKENIGEEEILETLDELFGIYSKEKTGEETFGDFSYRYLQTIP; translated from the coding sequence ATGACAGACAAGAATAACCTTTCCCCGGTAGAAAGGATCAAAACCGGAAGCAACGGGCTCAGAGGAACTTTAAAAGAAAGCCTTTTGGACGATTTTACCGGAGCCATCAGAGAAGATGACCAAACCCTCATTAAGTTCCATGGAATGTACCAGCAGGATGACAGAGACAGGCGTGAAGAAAGAGTCGCGAAAAAACTGGAATGGCTGTATTCTTACATGATCAGGCTAAGGCTTCCGGGAGGTTTTTTAAGTTCTGAACAATGGGCTGGTCTTCATGAAATTGCACAAAATCATTCCACCGGAGTCATTAAAGTCACAACCAGACAGACGATTCAGCTTCACGGGATTTTAAAATCTCATGTAAGACCTACCATTCAGCAATTCAATTTGCAGCACCTGGATTCTATTGCAGCCTGTGGTGATGTGAACAGGAATGTAACCTGTACTTCAAATCCTTCCGAATCTCCCGTACATCAGGAAGTGTATGAGCTGGCAGGAAAGATCAGTGAAATGTGTCTTCCAAAAACCAAATCGTACTATGATCTTTGGATTGATGATGAACTGGTTATTGACAGAAAAACAGAAGAAGATCCTTTGTATCAGGACAGATATCTGCCAAGAAAACTGAAAATCGGAATTGCAATTCCTCCCAATAATGATGTAGATGTTTTCATCAATGATATCGCTTTAATTGCTGTTGTTGAAGAGGATAAAATTGTCGGTTATAATATTGCGGCAGGTGGCGGAATGGGTGCAACTCATGGAAATGAAGCGACCTACGCGCGTCTGGCATCTATTTTAGGTTTTGTAGACACCGAAGAAAAAGTTTTGAAAGCGGTGTATGAAATAATCACTGTACAACGTGATTTCGGGAACAGAAGCGACAGAAAATTATCGAGATTAAAATATACAATAGACAAACTGGGTATCGAAGGCTATAGAGAAGAAGTTGAAAAAAGATGTGGCTTTAGCTTTGAACCTGCCCGTGAATTCAAATTTGAACAGAGAAAAGACCGTTACGGCTGGACTCAGAATTATGAAGGAAAATGGTTTTACACCGTATTTGTAGAACATGGAAGAATCCTTGATACAGAAGATTATCCTTTAAAATCAGGGTTGTTAAAAATTGCAGAAACGGGAAAAGTGAACTTCCGGTTCACCAGCAACCAAAATCTTATTCTGTCCGATATTCGGGAAGAGCATAAATCTGAGATTGAGAACCTTCTTAAAGCGCATGGAATTTCCAGTTATACGGATGAGGCAAGCGCTCTGCGTAAAAATTCTGTAGCCTGTGTAGCCTTAAATACCTGCTCATTGGCTTTGGCAGAAGGCCAGCGATATTTGCCGGATCTGGTCACAAAAATAGAGCCTGTTCTTGAAAAATACGGACTGCAAAACGAAGATATTACCATCAGAATGACCGGATGTCCCAATGGTTGCGGAAGATCTCCCAATGCCGAGATTGGATTTGTAGGTACGGCCTATGGAAAATATAATCTTCATATAGGCGGTGACCGATTGGGAATGCGTCTCAATACAAAATTTAAAGAAAACATTGGGGAAGAAGAAATTCTTGAAACCCTTGATGAGCTTTTCGGAATCTATTCAAAAGAAAAGACCGGAGAAGAAACATTTGGTGATTTCTCCTATCGTTATTTACAAACCATACCATAA
- a CDS encoding sulfite reductase flavoprotein subunit alpha, producing MLSENKLNALKEISGGFSRDEAVWASGFLAGIAGLSGAVPQILSPEANTHPVASKKITLAYGTETGNSKKLAVELAGIIKKKGIQVKLADLSQYKPKDLAKEDFFFVIISTQGEGDPPVLAKKFYDHIHENDLNLNTLKFGVLALGDSSYPLFCKTGEDIDSRFEVLGAERIIPLKKCDVDYEQESHSWAEHILDRVYTTAEQSQKSYVVPKVSTGRKKYQGKISTIINLNDMGSDKETYHIEIETEEPLVYKPGDALGVIALNPKQEVEEIISLTGIDPQRSVKTSKITATAEDLLYKHLNISYLLKTTVAQYAQITNHHIPEVRLSLLDLLRIYPVKNAAEFEEVIAVLTGQSPRLYSISSSLEAHGDTEIHITVAKSEFFINDKKQNGLCSAFLAEFNEGENLEFYIQEAKHFRLPRQEKDIIMIGPGTGIAPFRSFLYERDAIGAEGRNWLFFGDRNFVSDFLYQAEIQDFLKTGTLTHLDLAFSRDTAEKIYVQHRLEQKAQEVYHWLEGGASLYICGAKEPMSKDVETTILNIIQDKGNHSPEEAQIYLEELELNGRYVKDVY from the coding sequence ATGCTGTCTGAAAATAAATTAAATGCCTTAAAAGAAATATCAGGCGGTTTTTCAAGAGATGAAGCCGTCTGGGCCAGCGGTTTTCTGGCAGGAATTGCCGGATTATCCGGAGCGGTACCACAGATACTTTCTCCCGAAGCCAATACCCATCCTGTTGCTTCAAAGAAAATTACTCTTGCTTACGGAACTGAAACTGGAAACAGCAAAAAACTGGCTGTAGAACTGGCGGGAATTATTAAGAAAAAAGGAATTCAGGTAAAGCTGGCCGATCTTTCTCAATATAAACCTAAAGACCTTGCTAAAGAAGACTTTTTCTTCGTCATTATCAGCACACAGGGAGAAGGCGATCCCCCGGTTCTTGCGAAGAAATTTTATGATCATATTCATGAAAATGATTTGAACCTCAATACCCTGAAGTTTGGGGTCCTTGCTTTAGGAGACAGCAGTTATCCGCTGTTCTGTAAAACAGGAGAAGATATAGACTCCCGTTTTGAAGTCTTGGGAGCGGAACGAATTATTCCTTTAAAAAAATGTGATGTTGATTATGAGCAGGAATCTCATAGCTGGGCTGAACATATTCTGGATAGGGTCTATACAACAGCAGAACAAAGCCAGAAGAGTTATGTCGTACCAAAAGTTTCAACTGGAAGAAAAAAATACCAGGGAAAGATTTCGACCATCATTAACCTGAATGATATGGGTTCAGACAAAGAAACCTACCATATAGAAATAGAAACAGAAGAACCACTTGTGTACAAGCCTGGCGATGCATTGGGAGTTATAGCCCTGAACCCGAAACAGGAGGTGGAAGAAATCATAAGTCTGACAGGAATTGATCCTCAACGGTCAGTTAAAACCTCAAAAATAACGGCTACAGCAGAAGATTTACTGTACAAACATCTTAATATCAGTTATCTGCTTAAAACAACAGTTGCTCAATATGCACAGATTACAAACCACCATATTCCGGAGGTACGGCTGAGCCTTCTCGATCTGCTGAGGATATATCCGGTAAAAAATGCGGCTGAATTCGAGGAGGTAATTGCCGTTTTAACAGGCCAGTCGCCGCGTTTATACTCCATCTCTTCATCGTTGGAAGCTCACGGCGATACTGAAATTCACATTACCGTCGCGAAATCTGAATTTTTCATCAATGATAAAAAACAGAACGGACTGTGCAGCGCTTTCCTGGCAGAATTTAATGAAGGTGAAAACCTTGAATTTTATATTCAGGAAGCCAAACATTTCAGACTGCCCAGGCAGGAGAAAGATATTATTATGATTGGTCCGGGAACAGGGATTGCGCCTTTCAGGTCATTTCTCTACGAACGGGATGCTATTGGAGCAGAAGGCCGAAACTGGCTCTTTTTCGGAGACCGGAATTTCGTTTCAGATTTCCTGTATCAGGCAGAAATTCAGGATTTTCTGAAAACAGGGACGTTGACGCATCTGGATCTTGCATTTTCAAGAGATACAGCCGAAAAAATATATGTGCAGCACAGACTGGAACAGAAAGCACAGGAAGTGTACCACTGGCTGGAAGGAGGAGCGTCACTTTATATCTGCGGAGCCAAAGAACCAATGAGTAAAGATGTTGAGACAACCATTCTGAACATTATTCAGGATAAAGGAAACCACAGTCCGGAAGAGGCCCAAATCTATCTTGAAGAATTGGAACTCAACGGAAGATATGTTAAAGATGTGTATTAA